A genome region from Panthera leo isolate Ple1 chromosome A2, P.leo_Ple1_pat1.1, whole genome shotgun sequence includes the following:
- the YKT6 gene encoding synaptobrevin homolog YKT6, translating into MKLYSLSVLYKGEPKAVLLKAAYDVSSFSFFQRSSVQEFMTFTSQLIVERSAKGSRASVKEQEYLCHVYVRNDSLAGVVIADSEYPSRVAFTLLEKVLDEFSKQVDRIEWPVGSPATIHYTALDGHLSRYQNPREADPMSKVQAELDETKIILHNTMESLLERGEKLDDLVSKSEVLGTQSKAFYKTARKQNSCCAVM; encoded by the exons ATGAAGCTGTACAGCCTCAGCGTCCTGTACAAAGGCGAGCCCAAGGCGGTGCTGCTCAAAGCCGCGTACGACGTGTCCTCCTTCAGCTTCTTCCAGAGGTCCAG TGTTCAGGAGTTCATGACCTTCACGAGTCAGCTGATCGTGGAGCGCTCGGCCAAGGGCAGCAGAGCTTCAGTCAAAGAACAAG AATATCTGTGCCACGTCTACGTGCGAAACGACAGCCTTGCAGGGGTGGTCATTGCTGACAGTGAATATCCGTCCCGGGTGGCCTTTACCTTGCTGGAGAAG GTACTAGACGAATTCTCCAAGCAGGTGGACAGGATAGAGTGGCCAGTCGGATCCCCTGCTACAATTCACTACACGGCCCTAGATGGCCACCTCAGTCGATACCAG AACCCCCGAGAAGCTGACCCCATGAGTAAGGTGCAGGCTGAGCTGGATGAGACCAAAATCATTCTG CACAACACCATGGAGTCTCTGCTGGAGCGGGGGGAGAAACTAGATGACCTGGTGTCCAAGTCTgaagtgctggggacacagtctAAAGCCTTCTATAAAACG GCCCGGAAGCAGAACTCATGCTGTGCAGTAATGTGA